The Rosa chinensis cultivar Old Blush chromosome 7, RchiOBHm-V2, whole genome shotgun sequence DNA segment AGAGGTGTTCATCAAtggcaaaattggatgagaaagaaggaagaagagatagaaattGGAGAGGATCTTGGCAGCgttggtgatggtttgggcgaatgagaaggagaggagagagaagaagaaggagactgaggttgaagaagaaacataagccattttctttgatttcttgaGTGGAGGAAAAGGAGCGAAGCTTGTGGCGGTTTGGCTAGaacaaaatcccaaaagaagaagaagaagaacaagaagaagaagaaaaaaatagaagaaaaagaactgaaaagaagaaaaaaaaaattaacacataaaaaaaaggtaaactggtcatttcatttttttgagGGACCCACGTACTTGCCACATTATCAAGTTGACACCGTCAgagattttggacggaagtatcataTTGATGTCAAAATAGGTCTTTGGATATTACATTGATTAAGAGTTCGGGTATTAAATTGACCTTAGCAGCATAATTGAggacggtgactgaatttttctctttctctttaccTACAACTCTAATCCATCAAATACTCCATATCTATTCCCTGCCCCCAATAAATGATACATCCCAATTAAAGCAAAACCCTTCAAGAATCTTCCCAACAGAAAATGTAATCCCAAGCAACAACATATTATGTTTGAAGATAAGCTCTGATAAGTAGGAGTAAACAGTAAAGGAATGGAATAAGATTCAGATCACAACAAACATTCAACTAGACAACGTCACACATGAACTGCTGATCGGCAAGACcagaaacttcaaaattcaaacttgaaGAAATTCAAACAGACTTGAGATGTTACTTTGAAATTTGCAAGAACCCAACTTTGAGATTGAAAATTGGGAAAACATGGAAAAGAAGCAAAAATTTTGGGTGAATAAAAACCTGATGCTTGTCCTTTTCCATTGTACAGAGAAATTGGTTTTCCAATATCATATTCCATTAGTTATTGAAATTTTACAGGGAAGAAACACATCAGTGGAAAACCCAGCCCCAAAATCGAACCCATCAATCCCAACCAATTCCAGGAGAAATTTATCAACCACCAAAACCCATAAGGACGAGTCAAGATTCAAGAACATAACAGAGAGCGAAAGTCTTCTCTGCGGAGATCTGatattggagagagagagacagagaggagaCGGTCGAGGTTTCTGGCCTTCTGGGTATTGGTTTTTGATGTCAGTCACTACGTGGCACTATTATAGCCACTAGATGTTGTTTCTACACGTGTCATTACTTGATTAAAATCTTAGGAAGCTTAGGCAATTTTAttgcttaggagaggatccggaCCCTATATTAATCTCTTAACCTatttccaaaaagaaaaataatctcTTAAACCTATTTTCGACTAGAATAGAGAACTGTGACAGGCAGGCATGCATCTTTCCCTTCAAATTCAATCCAAGAAGAAACGAAAGGAGTCAAAATCAGCTCCGGATTTGAGAAACAAAAGCGACTCCTTAACTCCGGTATTAGACCGTGCCTCGAAATCTCTACCATCACCAAGAAGCATACCAGAATTGTACAAAGAGAAGGAGCAGAATTTAAAGGTTTTCTCACTCCAAGAGCTCAGGGATTCAACCAATGGCTTCAGCAGGTTGCAAAAGCTTGGGGAAGGGGGATTTGGAGTGTGTATAAAGGAATAATCAAGCCCAAAAATGGCAAGGGTAGTCCAATCTTGGTTGCCATAAAAAGTTGAATCCACATAGCTTACAGGTTCTAATTCTTATCTTCATTAAGGAGCTTTAACTGTCTGGTTAAGTTTTCCATTTTTTCTACCTGTTTTCTTCCACTTGGTTTTTCTCCATTACTGCTTGGTTGGTTGGTTGGTTTTCTTAGTCTCGGATGTTGAAAGATTGTGATGGTAGCATTGAATGCTATTGTATTCTGATCTGAAAGAGTTGTCATATTGGATAGGGAATTAAAGTAGTTGTTTTTGGGTTGAATTATTCCTAaagaatagttatatatatgttcatgttTGACTATACTTCTAGTAGTGGCCCTGTTCTGCATTTGTTAATAAACATATGGTTTTTAATTGATTAATACATGCATGTGGTTTGTTTAGTAGATTTATTGGGTCTCTGTGATTTTATATCGATGTTAATATAGCTTGTTGGATTTATAAGAAACACTATTCAATTCTTCCTGTATACTGCTTCATATAATCCCAAAATACATGTTAGGCACTAGGCATAGTAGAGTGGGGAGGAAAAAGGGGGATGGGGGTTACCAACCCATCCTATCATTCCTCATTCCTGGCCAATTGGAGTGGGATGATATGGAAGTAAATAATCAAATAGAGAATGTGCTCAAGTGAGTAGGGCATGAAAAGACTAAATGTGACAtaatgcttttttattttttttgaaaggatgatTTTTCTATTGAGGTTGAAAGAATCTGAATGTCTTCTATTGATCAAGTCACGGAAGTTCTGTGGTATACATTTAGTTAACGACCCTACATGTAGTTTTGTGTATGACAAATTTGGACCTTGGAATTAATCTGGTGCTCGAACCCTAGGAGTGTGGAGAGAATATCATCATTTGTAGTGTTAGCAAGAACCAATAGGAAAGTGAGtactaaactttttttttttgaggggcaAGACGACAGTAGAGCCTTTACACACCGcccatgcagtgtatcccagcattgccagactaatcactgcaccgcagacgcacgaacctgAGGTGTTAACAAAcccaggtccctcaaatctgctggccttGGATTTCATATAGTGTTTCAAAACCATTACTAAAGTGAATTGTAAATGGACTTGTTTCTATTATGCAGCTTTCTGTGTATGACAAGGCTCTTACTAGTTACGAAAGAGAGGGGTTTGCTCTCAAGAACATGAATTGGAACAGATTCTCAAATTTTGTGGAAATAGCATTTTAACTTTGAGAATGGATAAATGTAATGATTTAGCCCTTGAAATGATATTGGTCTGTGTAAAAGATACATCCATTACTCTTTTAAACTGTTGAGAAAGACTCGCACATCCAACTGAACTCTAAGTTCTAGTTATCCTTTCCTAAACACCCATTTGGAGGCATTGTGTGCCTCTCTATTATTTTATCTATTTAGTTGTCAAGCTTATATGGTTCTTTGCTGTTTAATATAGGGTCATAAACAATGGCTTGCAGAGGTTCAATTCTTGGTGTGGTAAATCACCCAAATCTGGTAAAGCTTCTAGGATATTGCTCTGTAGATGGAGAAAGAAGGATCCAACGGCTATTGGTATATGAATATATGCCTAATAGGAGCttagaggatcatcttttcaacagGGCTTTGAACCCTCTTCCTTGGATCACGAGGTTACAAATAATGCTTGGTGCTGCTCAAGGATTGGCTTATCTACACGAGGGACTGGAAGTCCAGGTGAATATAGTTTTCATTTATTTGACCTATGTTGACCATGTATTTCCTTTCAGTTTGTTTGGAATGTAGAACTACCATATCATGTGAGCATGCAACTCATATATGTTATTTTGACCAATGGAATACCAAATcagtgtgacctgcttaagatAGTGTAGTATTAGAATCACCACGACTAATGATTGGAATGGAGTAACTATGTATTATACGTCTTTTACTTGTCTGCTGCATTTATAGTGGCATCTCTGGTTTTGGAACTTAAATTGTATCTGCTGCTAATATAATTGCCTCCAGTTACATATATTGGTGGACACTGTCACTTCAGCAACTGTCCATTATCTTGATGTATTTTGTTCTCTAAAAGCTTAAGCTGTTGGGACCCTGTGGTTGTGTCACATGGTATAAGAGTTCTTGAGTTCAAAACCATCGAATGAAATTGCACTCTTCTAGTTCTTTGTTGTCTAGTACAATTTGAAATTGAATATAAAACTTGAGAGTAATATAAAAGAAGCATGAATTAAATTATCATTCTGTAATTTCTGCGCGTTAATAGGTATCGAGGGATACTTCAACACACTAGTCCCTGATCTTATTCTTCCATTTTGTAGCTGGAAGTCAATTACAGGGAACAATTTAAATTCTCGCTACTTACAAATGTgctttaatgttaatgttatAATACTACATCATAGATTTGGTTCAGCTCTGCTTGTGAGCATAAACAAAAGTCATCTTCTATCAATATCCAAATGCTGAAGAGTGTATTTGAGGATGGTAGATACTGGCTTACCTAACATGGTAACTCCTTATTTGTTTGAAGACAagaatttttatatactttgttGAACCTTTTTTGTTGCATTGTTTGAATAGGTGATATATCGAGATTTCAAATCCTCCAACGTGCTCTTGGATGAGGACTTTAAGCCGAAGCTCTCAGACTTCGGGCTTGTTATTTACTGACCTGGAGAATTTGCTCCAGCTTTTGAGTTTCTGTTGGCCTGTTTTCCTATTTCGCTTTGAAGTAGGGGCTGTTTGTCTGCTTTCTTTTACTGTCTGTAGCCTCGGTGCCTTCTCTGGGCTTGGCCCTTTTAATGAAGTTtcattaatccaaaaaaaaaaaaaaaaaaacaatttgggGCATCTGGGTCTAAATGGGTAAAAAGAACCCCTTGAGGTGATATAAGAGAGAAGCCTGTGATCAACGAAAAGCATTATTAATAGTGTCTACTGTGACTGTTCTATTAAATTTTTAACAGGTTGAAAAGGTCGGATAAGTGGAAATGGGAAGTTTTGTGTAAGTTCCAATTTTGCAGACCTCAAATATTTTTAGCCTGCTATGTTTTTATACCCTTTTTAACCGAAGTTAGGGGTTCTGGTCCAACATGAGGATGGTTTGATCACTACTGAGAGAGGGTGTGTGTACTACTTGAGGGGGTTCGAGTACAATTGGATGGTTATCATTTCTACCTTCTGTTTTCCTGAGACTGAAGCTGTGAAAGTTGGAGCAAAGAATGCAGATAAAGAGGGAGTGAAAAGAATGACAAAAGACTGTATCACTCATTAGAAAGGGTAGTTGATTTTATAAGATTTCACTACCTCAGTGTCAAATGATCTCTTGGAGCTACAATGTGAGCTTTCTAGTTACTGGTTAGCGATGTATGAAACCTTGAAGAAACTACAGTACAATATACATCCGTTTTAGTTGCTTGTCTTAGAAAGCAAAACTACTATATTCTGTCACATTGACATATACATGGTTATCTTACATTAGACGTCATGCATTCTAAACTGAAAGaaggtaaaaagaaaacaaagagcgAAATGCAGCTACAAAATGAAGAAAGAGGAGGCAAAGACATCTCAAATCGAAAAACCTCCCATATCCTGGTTTCCTAGAGGATACTAATTCCTTCCTCCACATAACAGTAGGCTGCAACTTCTAAGATCAtcttataaagaaaaaaagaccaCAGTACAAACATTTATGTAAgtacaaaacaataaatgatgATCTGCTAGTATTATTAGATAGATCATATCTTTGTACCATACATGAATTTGAAATAGGCGCATCTCATGAAGACTTTAGTAGTGAAGTGTCAGACTCCCAAAATCCTCTGAAGAATCCAAGCTATGCACTATCGTAATAAAATCCTAGGTTTCTGATAGCATCAGTTTTTCCTCAGTTGCATATTTCGGGGAAGTGTTAGCTGTGGTCTGCAAAGTCCAAATTCCCCATAGATGCAGAGTGATAAAATCTCTGAAGTTTGATTGGAATAGATCAATTAATGAAATGCTCTGGAATGGAACAATATATAATTGCAGGTATTATTTTGAAATCAATCGAGAAAGATAGGTTTAAATTACAGCCAGAAAGATGGAATAAAAGTTATACCAGCTCATATAATCCATTATTCACACACATTTCTCAGAGATAAAAGCATAATAATTATTTCTTGCTGAAAGAGAAAGCAACGACATCTGGAAACCTTCAACATTAAGCCTTGAATCTTTCCACTTCGGGATCATTAGGCTCATTTCCCCGAATGCCAGAATCTCTAACATCATGTCGAAACAAATGACAGTCAAAAAACAATATTTCTAAAAGATTGAACAAATATTTTGTGTTTCCAAACGATTGTAATACTATAAATTTGAAAGAGTTTCTACAAGTATATCTAGCCAGAAATATAAACACTAGAAAAATAAGTATCATGTAGCTTAGTTTACCATTTATCTTTGAAGTCTCCTTTGCACTTTTGCCTTGTACACAGCGGTTTTGACATAAATCCAATCTTTTGAATTGTCAGGAATCTGAAATAAGCATATCTCCAAGAATCCTAAGCAGTAAACTGCCGCAGACCATCCAAAATCCAGTGACAAATCCCAGCACAGCACTGATAAAAATCCCAGGCTTATGAGACCATCATTATCATGTTCTTTGTTATCATCAGCTTGAGTTGCTCCATCTGGTGAGCAATTTGGTGTCAGCGGTGGTccacaaagtccatgatttccCATATATGCAGAAGCATTAAACCCTGGAGTTGGGTGCCTGATGGAATTCTTTCTGACAAGTTGTTGTGTGATAAGTCCAAGACACTAAGAAAGTTTAAGCTCGCAAACTTGTAGGAATTTTACCAGATATCCGGTTTCTTGACAAATCAAGAGATTCCAACATCTTCATGTTACCAAAGTCTTCAGGAAGCTTTCCCGTCAATTGTTTCTAGACAGGTTCAGAGAAATCAACTCTGTCATACTTGCTATACTTGGCGGAATTTCCCCAATCAAATAGTTGCTTGAAATGTCAATGCTTCTCATACCCATAAGATGGGAAACTCTCTTTCTATTCCTTTCCACATAAGTTCCACAATTTCACCAACTCCAGTATCATTAGCCAATGCGGTTATGTTATTGAAGCAATCTGGCAAGCCTCCTGAAATATTGTTGTGAGAGAGGTCCAAAACATGAATGCCAGCTAGACTGCACAGGGAGAAGGGTATGATTCCATTAAACTCATTTGACCGTAAGCGTAGTATCGCCAAGTTGGTTGGCTTTGGCCAATCCATGTTGGTATCTTTCCCGACAAGTTATTGTTGCCGAGGTCAACTATCGACAATCTGGTAGAGTTCTCTAAAGAAGGCAATTCTCCTGAAAGTTGTTATCATGTAAACGCAATATATCAATTTTCTGTAGATTGCCTAACGAGCTTGGTATTTTTCCAGATAATTTATTCTTTCCAAATTGAATAGATACAAATTTTGAAATTGCATCCAACAATTAGGAAGCTCCCAGACAATAGGTTCTTAGAAATGTCAAGATACTCTAAATTGGAGCCTACATTGCACAAAAGGAAGACACGGCTCAGAAAACATGTTATTCGAGAGATACAACTCCCTGAGCATAGGAGAACAGGATGGCACTGCGCCAGAAAATAGATTAGAAGACAAGTTAACATAATCCAAGCTTGTCGATGACAGATTCGGTAGTTTCCCATGGATTTGGTTCATAGAGAGATCTAAGCCGAAAATAGATCCCAAACCTGGATAGGTAATGATCCTGATAGTCCAGCATTAGAGAGAACAAGAGTAGTAAGATTTGTCTGCGTTAGAATCCACTTGGGAAAAGCTGGCCCACCTTGAGAGAGGACATATCCAACAAACCAGTAAGTTGAAATGGTGGATTCCAATCAGAGCTCAGGTTGATAGAGAAGCGATTATCAGAAAGATCCAAGTCTGTAAATGAGAGAGGTTCAAAAAGTGGGCTTCTGTTATGACACCACTCAAAGAATTCCCGGAGAGACGTAATGTTTCAAGGCTAGAGAGTTGCCCAAGACTCTCGGGTACAGATCCATTTAGTTGATTTGTGTCAAGCTGTAACACTCTTAACTTTGCAAAACGTGCCAAATCTGGCAACGACCCCCAAACTGGTTATCACCCAAGTACAAGGTCTCAAGTGTGTTCTCAGCACAAGACAAGGTTTTAACAGAGTCCTCAATGTTTCAGACAACTGGTTTGACCATAAGGTCAACGACTCTAAGCTGCATAAGTTTTGAAAGCCTTTTGGTATCCCACCTTCAAGTTGATTGGAAGAGAGATCTAGTGTTACTAGagaaagcatgcttgtgaagacATCTGGGATGGGACCTTGGAAATGATTTTCACTTAATTGAATATGTTCAAAGTTGTTGTTGACATTGGCTATCCAATAAAATATTGAAGAATTAAGATGATTAACAGAGAGGTCAAGGAGTtgaagagaggtggaagaatAATAAAGGAAAGTGAGCTTAGATTGACATCAGGAAGGTAACACACGGATAACTGAAGCTCTGTCAGTAAAGTGAGCTTGCTTAAAGATAGTGGCCAATTCACAACCTTTGACAAATCTAGATATGACATGTTTAGGTATCtcaaggaagaaagatgagataACCACTCAAGATTTTCAGAACTAACACCATCGTTCCGGTAAAGATCAAGAGTGTGCAAATTAGAGAGGTTTCCAAGTTGGGGAGGAACAGGTCCACCGAAATTAGCATCTGCAAGTTTGAGTTCTTTCAATTGACTCAGAGAGCCAATGAATTTGGGAATCATCATTCCTTcaaaatcattggaggaaagaTCAAGAGTGTGCAAATTAGAGAGGTTTCCCAGTTGGGGAGGAACAGGTCCACTGAAATTAGCACCTGCAAGTTTGAGTTCTTTCAATTGACTCAAAGAGCCAATGAACTTGGGAATGATCATTCCTCCAAAATCATTATAACTGAGGTCCAAGTAATTAGATATTGCAATTCAAGTAGTGAAGGACTCATTTCACCTCTTAAAGGACTTCAGTAGAATTGAAATATGCATTATAGCTAAAGGAGAAATCAAGACTGGTGACATGACCTGTTTGGTTGTCGCATGCTATTCCTCTCCACTTGCAGCAATCTTTCTCACTTTTCCAAGAGGCAAGAGCATTGGACTTATCCACAAGGCCTTGTTTGAACTGGAGAAGAGCATGCTTTTCACTGTCCAGCACATGATGTTGTTGGAGCTTCCAACACTTGAAACAACCAATAGCAGAGGCAATGGCCAGGCACACAAGCCTAACCAAACCAGAATGCATAGACCCACCACTCATTATACTGAAAAACATGATTATGAAGATGATATGCAACCTGCAAAGAAGTGAAGTATATATAGTTGAAGCAAAAGGATTTGGAAACTACATATGTATAATCGTGGAAACAGCAATGAAGTTGCTCCATTAACTGACTCGATCGGCATAATTGGAAATTGGTTTTTTCTTCATTGATTTTCTTTAGTCTCAGTCTCACAATACGACAGAGGATGACCCAGCACCACTCATATCATGTGGTTCGAATATGTTGTACATTTGTACAATCATTCTATGCTTCTCTCCTTTCTGAATGAATACTAGTTTttgttatattaaaaaaaaaaaaaaaaacatgtcgTAGTACTTGGGGCTGGGGCCTCAAGTCTAGCCCAATGCTCTATTCTCTTGTAAAATTGAGAAAAATCCTTTTAGAAATTTGTAAAACCTCTCCTTCTCTCTATTCGTGAAATGGAGAAGCTTTCACTCTGGTTCAGACAGTTGCAGTGGCAAGTTGGCAACTGTCTTTTCTGCCGTTTCCGGCTGGTGCTCACTTTCACTCACTTCCCGGAATTCCattcttttcaaattttaacaaataatttTGTGAATCAGGTACGGCTTCAAAGAGCTCGGAAGCTTAATCGAAGACCTTTGCCGCCAAAATCCCAATTCCGATCCTCATTCCTGACTTCATTCGAtacttccattctctctctcactcactcgCTACCCACATAGTTACTTGTTTACTAAAGAATTCTAATTGGGTTTGGTCGGTTGGGTTTTGTATTGTTTATGAGTGAATGTAAAATTGATCCAAACTAACTCTAATGCCTAAAGCAGAGGACTTGGGTAAAATTACAAGACTTGAGTAAAATCCCAATGCTGTAACTCTAAGATGTAATTCTAATTCAGTTGAATTTTACTCATCAAGATGGTGTTCTGCTGTAAACCTAAGGACATGCTTCTTCCTTTTCCCTCATTGTTGAAGTTTTGAGCTCACATTACAGGCTCAACATGAAATTGGAATCATAGTATCTTACAGCTGATAAAGATTagttttaactcttttttttcttttaacttttATTCTCTGAATCATTCTTCTGTGGAATGATGTGGTGTTTGAACCTAGACAGTAGATGCTCTACTATCCCTCCATTTGGGTGCATGTTAATTAGCCTTTTACTGCTTTTATGTATTTGGCACTCTTCTCCGCGTACTTGAAATtaagggggtgtattgtatatggaattactggcacttttaaagaaatccatggaatttaaaagtctgggtgtattcaatagagacttttaacagtccataaaagtctgggtgtattcaattaggattttaaaaaatctttatgaattccaccaaagtctaggggtattcaattaggacttttaaaaatgaatagaagtttaggggtattcaaatatcattcatacatacggAATTAGAAATCATggaaaatcatggactttgtagtgttaagtataaataccaaattccaatattTTCCAGCCAccagagcaaagattttgagtgTGGAAAAGTCTGTCAAAGTTCTCTCTCTGCGCGTTCAAGGTTGgtcctccatcatctctctttcatgatttctttttcttttctctatattttgtgatatcaacctctaatacctaacatgttcattgttgttgttgaatttgatttttttttttttttcaattgtgatgctTGGAACCCTAATATTATCATCAACTCCTAAAACAAAGCCAAATAATGTATATGCCTAATGCTTTTACGGTTCGATCATAGTCCTGCATACTATTGCGGTTATTGCTATTGTCGTCGCTTGTTTGCTGcgtatgtttcttcttctttgtttttctcgctaggttttctgtttcttttgtatttgttgttGTCCTATATGGCATGGTCTCTTTTTTTTGCTACTGCTTTGCCCTTGTGGCTCTTAAGTTCGGGTAGATTAGCCAACGgtgggtggttttttttttttttccttcatgccATAACTTCTTTTCTATACTAATAGTGTGTGTGATTTTACCCTGCATTGAGATGGACTTATGTTGACAATCTCATGTCAACTTTCTTAAAATGATAGTAATGTCAGAGGTGCAATTTGGTTCAAGCTTTGGGTGAATCTATACAGagttattaattttcattcaaattttgcTTTAACCCTTCAATTTGAAGCCAATGTTGGCACCACTAAAGTCGGCAATGGCTGATAAAATTATGTCaggttatttattttctttttctaaaattttagtgTTCTTTTTTATGCTTTGAGAATATTATGTGTATGTTGAGCAGAGCTTTAATGTTAGAAATTTTACTTTGGGATTACAGAGTAGTAGGTTGATAAATAGGATCACTGAATCTCAAAGAGTTAATTCAGCTAAGTTTGTAGTCAGCTGAGAGATAGGAATATTGTTCTggagttttgattcatgtggTTGGGCAAATTGCCATATGACAGTTGTCTGTACCTTGATCAGTTTTGTCATCTTTATGGACTCAATTTCTTTAGGATTCAGATTCTTTTATTTCCTCCTTCAAATTCCCATGGAAACAGATCGTGATCAAGTTTGGGGTTATGAGAGTCTGATTTGTGCAATTTATGAGTActgtttataatcatattgtatGGCATGCTATAAAAACAAACAAGTGTGGATCAAAATGTAATTGAATGAattatgaaacaaagaaaaattaatcaaagaGAAGTTGGCTAGGTAATAATCAATATGAacaatgtatcaaaatttgctATTTTTGTCTCTGCACCCAATTGTCTGAGTTGGTTCCTTTTGTATGCTTAATGcatgtttaaagaaaagaagaaaaaaaaaaaaaaccttgcatACGTTTTGAAGTAATGCTTCTTACCAGAATGATTCCTTATCCCTAGTAGCCAAAATCATTGCTCTTAATATGAATAGATTCAAGCTGATGAAGGATACCAGCAACTcttctttactttattattttgttgtgtcaGAAAGCAATTTAGGAGAGTATGAAAACAGGATATTGGTGCATGTTTATATTGATATACACACCTGATAGTTGTGCGTCTTGATAACAGAAGGGTTGTCATTTGGGGTCTAAtatctttcttgtttctttgtggAGCCATGTAccttggacttctaatttttttttttccagtctaTACTTCCCTTATGTTTATATTGTTCTGAATTATAATGTTTTGATTGATAAAAGTtgcatgtatgattacttttacGCAATCGTATAGATGGGAGATTCACAAGGGAATGGTAAAAGAAAAGATTACAAAACTTGGAATGCTGAAGAGAGCAATGTTTTGCTTCAACTTATGGTTGAAGGCGCCAAACTTGGATTGCGTGATATTAATGGTGTGATAAGCAAACAAACAGTAGAGGCGAAGCTACTTCCTAAACTGAAGGAAAAACTTGGTTGTGAAATAAGTTTTAGTCATTACCAAAGTAGAGTGAAATGGTTTAAGAAACAATACACCAATTACTCTCAACTTATGCGTCATAGTTCTGGATTTGGGTGGGATCCGATCACAAAGAGATTCACTGCTGATGATGAAGTATGGGCAGATTATTTGAAGGTGAGCTTAttgctttttcattttattctaATTTAGATTTATAGTTATTTCAAATGGTTATCATCATATTGAcacgtgtatttttttttccctactaGTCACATCCAACGCATGGGCACTTTCGGTCagaaacttttccagactatgagGACTTGAAAATTGCAGTTGGAAATGGAACTGCAACTGGAATGGGCTCAATCAGTTTAGGTGATGATACAGATGCCTCTACATTTGGAGCGGAAGAAAACGGACCTTGGGGAATTGATGGATTAGTTTTTGATCGAAATACTAACATGTTCGTGCAAAGTGAAAATGAGTCATCACACCAAGAAAACTCGCCATCTCTTTCACAACAACCCTTCCAAGGTACCAATGTAGATGCTCCACCACATAGCAGGACTCAAGGAAAACGGAGTAGGACTGACTATGAAAATAATAGCGGCTCAAAGGGGGCAACTAGTCAGGCTGAGGTTTTAGAAAACTTATCAAGTGGCATTGGTAAAATTGTCACAAGTTTTGATAAAATTTGTGGCTTAATggagaagagagaatcaagAGAGAGTGATCTTTTGGATGCTATGAACGAGACCCCAGGATTAACTGATGAGGCTTGCTTTATGGCTCTTGATTTGCTTAATACTAAAGCAAAGCAAGATTTCTTCATGAAGCTGAGACCTGAACAACGACATAATTGGATCACCTATAAACAAATGCAATAGGTGTGGGTCAATCTCCACTAGCGACACCTAATAAGCAATAGGCTATGttctattattaattttaagttatggagtttgattttattttgtttgaattgCAGCTTGTTTTGAATGATTTTAAACTGGTATGTTATGAAttacaatttgattttttgtttgaatatttatgatttttgatttgcttttgaatgaatgttaatatgaatagtgatatatttttttataaatatgttTAGGTGCTTTCTCTATTAGCAATGTCTGAAATGGACATGTATGGagctgatgaagaggaagagcagTTTTACGAGGCTGTTAAGATATTATTAATGGCAATACAAGCAGTGATTTATGTGTTATACGAACTTGTGTTCAGCATACGTGG contains these protein-coding regions:
- the LOC112177654 gene encoding receptor-like protein EIX1 — encoded protein: MSGGSMHSGLVRLVCLAIASAIGCFKCWKLQQHHVLDSEKHALLQFKQGLVDKSNALASWKSEKDCCKWRGIACDNQTGANFSGPVPPQLGNLSNLHTLDLSSNDFEGMMIPKFIGSLSQLKELKLADANFGGPVPPQLGNLSNLHTLDLYRNDGVSSENLECLAGIHVLDLSHNNISGGLPDCFNNITALANDTGVGEIVELMWKGIEREFPILWCLGLITQQLVRKNSIRHPTPGFNASAYMGNHGLCGPPLTPNCSPDGATQADDNKEHDNDGLISLGFLSVLCWDLSLDFGWSAAVYCLGFLEICLFQIPDNSKDWIYVKTAVYKAKVQRRLQR
- the LOC112177655 gene encoding uncharacterized protein At2g29880-like, with the translated sequence MGDSQGNGKRKDYKTWNAEESNVLLQLMVEGAKLGLRDINGVISKQTVEAKLLPKLKEKLGCEISFSHYQSRVKWFKKQYTNYSQLMRHSSGFGWDPITKRFTADDEVWADYLKSHPTHGHFRSETFPDYEDLKIAVGNGTATGMGSISLGDDTDASTFGAEENGPWGIDGLVFDRNTNMFVQSENESSHQENSPSLSQQPFQGTNVDAPPHSRTQGKRSRTDYENNSGSKGATSQAEVLENLSSGIGKIVTSFDKICGLMEKRESRESDLLDAMNETPGLTDEACFMALDLLNTKAKQDFFMKLRPEQRHNWITYKQMQ